Genomic DNA from Selenomonas sp. oral taxon 126:
AGCCTGATCGAAAGGGAGGTCATACAATGTCAGTTCTGATTGATAAAGATACCAAGGTCATCGTACAGGGCATCACGGGCAAGGCTGCCATGTTCCACACGAAGCAGATGCTCGACTACGGCGCGAAGATCGTCGGCGGCGTCACCCCCGGCAAGGCAGGTCAGCAGGTCGAGGGCGTGCCCGTATTCAACACCGTTGCGGACGCTGTGAAGGCGACGGGCGCAACCGCCTCCGTTGTCTACGTCCCCGCACGCTTTGCGGCGGACTCCATTCTCGAGGCGGTCGATGCGGAACTCGACCTCGTCGTCTGCATCACGGAGCACATCCCCGTGCTCGACATGGTGAAGGTACGCCGCTATATGCAGGGCAAGAAGACGCGCCTCGTCGGCCCGAACTGCCCCGGACTCCTCACCTCCGGCCAGTCGAAGCTCGGCATCACGCCCGGCTCCGTCAGCAAGCCCGGCCACGTCGGACTCATCTCGCGCTCCGGAACGCTCACCTATGAGGCGGCATTCCAGCTCACGAACGCGGGCATCGGCCAGACGACCACCGTCGGCATCGGCGGCGACCCCGTCAAGGGCACGGACTTCATCGACGCGCTTCAGCTTTTCAAGGACGACCCTGACACCTACGCCGTCCTCATCATCGGCGAGATCGGCGGCACGGCTGAGGAAGACGCTGCAAAGTGGATTCAGGAGAACATGAAGGATAAGCCGGTCTCGGCGTTCATCGCCGGCCGTCAGGCGCCTCCGGGCAAGCGCATGGGGCACGCAGGCGCGATCATCTCCGGCGGCAAGGGCACGGCAGCGGACAAGGTTGCAGCCCTCAACGCGGCGGGCATCCCCGTCGCCGACACCGTCGCCCACATCGGCGAGACCATGGTCAAGCTCCTCAAGGAGAAGGGTCTCTACGACAAGTGCCACACCTGCTGAGGTAAATATTTCAGACACGGACGCCCCCGCAATGCGGGGGCGTTTTTGTATGCGCTTTATACGGCTGCTGCACCTTGCGTCGGGTTCTGCACAGCGCGCTGCTGCTCCTCTGCTCCATAGACACGACCAATTCCCATCGCAAGAAAAGAATTTACCAGACTGTTCAAGCTGACACCATCCTGCTCCGCTATTTTTATGAGTGCAGTGTGAATGCTCCGTGGCACGCGTGTCGTAAACTTCCCACTGGGTGCCTCGTCCGTATACAGTTTCGGCGCAGGTATGTCGCGCCCCTCTGCCTTTGCCGTTTCAATCCACGAGGCAATCGCATTCGAAATATTCCGCAGCGCCTCCGTCTTCGTTTCGCCATCCGCAATACAGCCCGGAAGCTCAAAAACCTCCGCCAAAAACCCGCCGCCATCCTCTTTGGACAATGCGGAAAGTGTAACCTGATAGGCATCAACATCTGCCATGACACACACCCCTTACTTCTCCACGACACGTTTATACAGTGCCAGCGCTCTTTTTACATAGATTGCCTTCAGTGGGCGATGTTTTCCTCTGGAATCTACCGTTAAGATCTCTTGCAGCTTCCCATGCGAAAAGGTATAGTGATCGCCTTTCCCCTTTCGGCAAGTGAATCCTCCAACCTTCGTCATCAGCTTTTCCAGCTCATCAAACGTAAGGAATCGCTGATAAAATGAAGTCCGTCAGATTGGTGCAGAATTTTTGTCCTGCCAAGGAAACAAACCGGACGCATAGCAAAGGCTATGTGGAGGATTTGTTGACACAGGCAGGGCGAAAAGGATGCGCCAAGATGATTGGGCTGAATTTATCAGTGCTTCCGCAACATCCGCAGGGGTATTTTCTATCTTTTGAAGTAGTTTTTCATAATGCCCCGTCGACATCACCCGCTCTTCCTAACACCATATATGATACCACTTTTTCCAATCTTGTAAATAAGGAAAAACGCAACTTTTTGCAAAAAACTTTGCAAACCTGTCATTTATGACAGTTACAAAAAATTCAAAAGTATGCTACAGTAATATTATTACAGGATAAGCTGCACGTGAAAGGGTGTGGAAGATATGAACGGTGACAGATCTGTGCGCGGCGTCCTCGCGCTCATTCTTGTACTCACGATACTTCTATGGAGCGGCACGCAGACAGAGGCTGCCACAAGCAGGCTGCTCGGCGGAACGTCCGTTGCGGCAGAGGAACTGCTCGCAAAACCCGCGCAGAGGGAGTACATCGTCGACACGGCGGGCATGATCTCGGCAGAAGATGCCGCGCAGATCACAGCGATTGGCACAGAGCTGCGCACAAAGACGAAGGCGGAGATTGTCGTCGTCACCGTATCGACGCTCGGCGGTGCGGACATCGAAGGCTATGCGAACGAGCTGTTTCGCAGCTGGGGCATCGGCAACGCGCAGATGAATAACGGCGTTCTCCTGCTGATTGCAAAGGACGACCGCGCCTTCCGCATCGAGGTCGGCTATGGTCTCGAGGGCGCCATCACGGACGGCTATGCGGGCAGCGTGCTCGACGCGATGAAGGGGGAGTTCCGCAAGGAGAACTACTCCCCCGCGATCCTCACGGCGTATATCACGCTCGCGCAAAAGGCAGCTGCGGAGTACGGCGTGGCACTGGAGAGCCTTGGCGCGGCACTCGGTATCCCCGCAAAACCCGCACATCTCGGCGCGGTGGCAGACTTTGGCGAAATGCTGATGCCGGAGGACGCGACGGCGATCGAGCAGATGGGCGGCGATCTCACGAACGCGACGGGCGCGCAGATGATTGTTGTCACCATGCCGACGCTGAGGGGTGTGGATGCAGGGCGGTTTGCGCAGCAGCTCTTTATCGACTGGCAGCTGAAGGACGCGGCACACGGGAACACGGCGCTGCTCTTTATTGCAAAGGAAGAACGCGAGATTTTCTTTCTGTTCGGGTCTGCCCTGACCGAGATGGAGCAGGAGCACGACACGACCTACGCCGTCAACCGCATCCGCTCCGAATTCCCCTTTGACAAGGATGATATTTCCGAGGAGATCCGAAAGGGCTATGCCACCGTCGCCGCAAGGCTGTGCGAGAAGGCTCATGTCGCCGTGCCGGACTCCATCGACGAGGGCTGCAGTGAGCCCTTCTACGTCTATATCTTTGGCATCCTCATTGCGATCCCGCTCATCGGACTGCTTCTCTATGTCGTGGGCCACGCATTCGGGCTTGCGTTCCTCTCGCTGTCCGCCCTGCTGAACCTCCTCTCCTCGGGCAGATACGGTCACATGCCTTCCGGCGGTGGTGGCGGCACCTATGACGATGATGATGACCGCCCCACCTATCACGGCGGTGGCTCCTCGGGCGGCGGCAGCTACGGCGGCGGCTCCTCGGGCGGCGGCGGCGCATCGGGGAATTGGTAGGAGTGAAGCCCGCAACGCCTTTAGCTTCCCCCGTCGAAACGGGGGAAGTGGCGCGCAGCGCCGATAGGGGCGCCGGTGGGATGGGTGACTTTCTACCGTCAGAAGCGCCCCTTCCACCGCAAGCGGTCCCCCTTCCCCGCTGTGGCGGGGCAGGCTAAGGTTTTTGAAAGGAAGTTACACCATGAACAACAAGGGCTCTATGACCGTCGGGGTCATCATCACCATCGTCGTCATCCTCATCGCCCTCGGCGGCTTCATCTCTCTCTATAACGGGCTGAAGGAGGCAGAGATCCGCGTCGACGCCTCCTACGGACAGGTCGAGAACCAGATGCAGCGGCGCAGCGACCTCATCCCGAATCTCGTGAACACGGTCAAGGGCTATGACGTACACGAAAAGACCATCATCGAGGAGGTTGTAAACGCACGTACGAAACTCGCGGGCGCACAGGGCGTGGAGCAGATGGATGCAGCGAACGCGGAGCTGACGGGCGCACTCGGTCGTCTCTTTGCCATCGCAGAGGCCTATCCCGACCTCAAGGCAAACACGCAGTACCTCGAACTCATGCGCGAGCTGTCGGGCTCTGAGAACCGCATCGCCGTCGCACGCCGCGACTACAACGAGGCAGTGCGCGAGTACAACGTGCGCATCTCGACCTTCCCCGGCATGTTCCTCGCAGGCTTCATGAACATGACGCAAAAGCCCCAGTTCAAGGCAAAGGAGAGCGCGGACGCCGTGCCCGAGGTGAAGTTCTAACCGAAAAGTACGGGACGATGGTCTGTAAACAGAGATAAAGGAGGCACACCATGAAGATTTCGCTCAAGAAAACAATCGTCGCGGTACTCTCCCTTCTCATGCTCACGGCGGCATCCGCTTCTGCCACATCCTCCACCGCACAGCACATCACGTCGCCTGCGGCAGCAAAGAAGCAGCTGAACGCCATCGCCAAGGCGGAAAAGCTCTGGAGAAGCGAGTTCATCATGTGCGGGGATGACGACAATACACCGCAGCCACATCTGCGGTCCTTCGACCCCACTCGCACGTATTTTGCCGTCACCGATCTCGACGGCAACGGTCGGCTGGAGCTGCTCTTCCGCCATGCTGCCATGACCAGCGTGGAGGAGGGCATCACCCCCTATCCCTTCCGCACCATCCCCACAGCGTTCGCCATGGCGGTCTACGAGATCGGCACAGACGGCCGACTCGCACGCCTCCCCGAGACGGAGAACGGCTACGGCGCACCCGATCTGACCGGGCTGGCGCTCAATGTGATCGACAGCGACAATACGCGTTGGTACAACATGAGCACGAGCACCATCACGAGGGACGAGCACAATCACTACAGCTATACCGTCGCCTATCAGCGGTTCGCCATTGCAAACGGTGTGGTGCGCTGTGAGCTGTGCGCGGAGGAAAACGGCTATTACAACGTTTATGACATCGACCGCGTCGAGGCAGTTCCCTCCTCCGCATATATTTACGACGGCGACCCCGCCCATCTAGGGATGCGTCATGAAGATTTCGTACAGAGCCCATTTTATCGGTATTTTACGCACATCTACACGCCGTCCTGTGCCGTATACTGGATGGGCGCTGATGAGCTGAGCCGCAATCCACGCGAAGCCCTTGCTGCCTCGTGGGCTGGTTTTTTCTACGGTGTCATTGACGGCAAGGGATAAAGATTTTTCACGAAAGGGGTACGGCAATGACATTCATTTCACTCAAAAAAACCATTCTCGCAGCACTTGCCGCGCTCTCGTTGACGGCATCTGCCGCCCCCGCTCCCGCCGCAGCTGCGCCGAGCCCTGAGGCACAGCTGCAGATGATCGCGGAGGCAGAGCCACTCTGGAAGGACGAGTTCGTCGCGCGCTGGGACGAGGGGCAGACACCGCATCCCTACCTCA
This window encodes:
- a CDS encoding LemA family protein, whose product is MNNKGSMTVGVIITIVVILIALGGFISLYNGLKEAEIRVDASYGQVENQMQRRSDLIPNLVNTVKGYDVHEKTIIEEVVNARTKLAGAQGVEQMDAANAELTGALGRLFAIAEAYPDLKANTQYLELMRELSGSENRIAVARRDYNEAVREYNVRISTFPGMFLAGFMNMTQKPQFKAKESADAVPEVKF
- a CDS encoding TPM domain-containing protein, encoding MNGDRSVRGVLALILVLTILLWSGTQTEAATSRLLGGTSVAAEELLAKPAQREYIVDTAGMISAEDAAQITAIGTELRTKTKAEIVVVTVSTLGGADIEGYANELFRSWGIGNAQMNNGVLLLIAKDDRAFRIEVGYGLEGAITDGYAGSVLDAMKGEFRKENYSPAILTAYITLAQKAAAEYGVALESLGAALGIPAKPAHLGAVADFGEMLMPEDATAIEQMGGDLTNATGAQMIVVTMPTLRGVDAGRFAQQLFIDWQLKDAAHGNTALLFIAKEEREIFFLFGSALTEMEQEHDTTYAVNRIRSEFPFDKDDISEEIRKGYATVAARLCEKAHVAVPDSIDEGCSEPFYVYIFGILIAIPLIGLLLYVVGHAFGLAFLSLSALLNLLSSGRYGHMPSGGGGGTYDDDDDRPTYHGGGSSGGGSYGGGSSGGGGASGNW
- the sucD gene encoding succinate--CoA ligase subunit alpha, coding for MSVLIDKDTKVIVQGITGKAAMFHTKQMLDYGAKIVGGVTPGKAGQQVEGVPVFNTVADAVKATGATASVVYVPARFAADSILEAVDAELDLVVCITEHIPVLDMVKVRRYMQGKKTRLVGPNCPGLLTSGQSKLGITPGSVSKPGHVGLISRSGTLTYEAAFQLTNAGIGQTTTVGIGGDPVKGTDFIDALQLFKDDPDTYAVLIIGEIGGTAEEDAAKWIQENMKDKPVSAFIAGRQAPPGKRMGHAGAIISGGKGTAADKVAALNAAGIPVADTVAHIGETMVKLLKEKGLYDKCHTC
- a CDS encoding type II toxin-antitoxin system HicB family antitoxin; translation: MADVDAYQVTLSALSKEDGGGFLAEVFELPGCIADGETKTEALRNISNAIASWIETAKAEGRDIPAPKLYTDEAPSGKFTTRVPRSIHTALIKIAEQDGVSLNSLVNSFLAMGIGRVYGAEEQQRAVQNPTQGAAAV